The DNA segment CTGCTTCCAAAGAACCTTGGACAAAGGAAGTTTGGGTGTTTGATTATCGCACGAATGTGCATCATACACTCAAAAAGAAACCGCTTCAGCTCGAAGACCTTCGGGAGTTCATCACGCTTTACAATCCTGAGAATCGCAACAAGCGCAAGGAAACCTACAGCGCAGACAATGAGGAAGGCCGTTGGCGCAAGTTCTCTTATTCCGACATCATCGCCCGCGATAAGACCAACCTTGACATCTTCTGGCTAAAGGATAAGAGCTTGGCTGACCTTGATAACCTTCCAGACCCAGATGTATTGGCCAACGAGATCATTGAGAACATCGAAGCTGGTTTGGAGAGCTTTAGAGAGGTTGCTGGGATTGTTGGGGAGTGAGACGGAAAAGACGCAGGAGTTAAAGCCCTATTTTCATAGCCTTATATCGTTTTGTGCAAGGCTAAAAATGGACATTTGCACGCAGCGACATAAGTTGCCTTTTAGATGATAAGAGTACTCCTACCGCTGGCAATAGCTTCTCTTATGATCTCGAGTTGTGGGTCAAAAAAGATTGCCGTATTACGAGAGGGTGAACCTGAAATCACAGGGGACACGGTAGTGCTGTTTGATCAACAGCGAAATCGAAAAATTCCTGTAGCAATTTATCATCCAAATGAATCGGTCAAAACAAACGACCATAAGGTTATTGTTTTCAGCCATGGCTACGGTAGAAATCTAGGTGGAGATTATCTGGCTTATACCTACCTGACGGAGTTTTTAGCCTCGAAAGGCTACTTGGTAGTAAGTGTTCAGCACGAATTACAGACTGATAGTCTGATGCCTTTGCAGGGGAATCCTCAGGAAGTTAGACGGCCATTTTGGGATCGTGGTGTAGAAAACATACTGTTCGTGATTAATCATCTCAAAAACAAGTTTGAAGGCCACGATAATATTGTCCTTATGGGCCATTCGAACGGAGCAGATATGACGGCATTGTTTCCACAGAAATACCCCGGTATCGTGGAAACGATCATTACCCTAGACAATCGAAGAATGCCATTGCCCAGAATGGAAGGTTTACGAGTATTCTCCATTCGGTCATCCGACCAACCAGCAGATTCTGGAGTGCTTCCTACAGCAGAAGAAATGCAACAATTCCGAATAACACTAGTGAAATTGGAAAGCACCATACATGATCACATGGATGACCATGCAAACGCAAATGAGAGAAGACAAATACAAAAACTAGTACTATCATTTTTAGAAGCCCACTGAACTAATACCCTACCACCGCACCAACGTGAAAGCCACCGACAATTTGAAGATCTGATAAAGTATCAAATCGAAAATAATATTTCACCGAATGAGTTTAAAGAACTGCTCGTAAAGTCGACACTCGGAGAAAGAAAGCCTGTAGATGACTTTGAGAGAATCAAGGCAATGGTTGAAAATGCCGACCTTATTATTACCGCAAGACATGCGCACAGATTAGTTGGCGTTGCAAGGTCTGTTACTGATTTTGCTTACAGTACTTACCTTTCTGACCTTGCGGTAGATTATGAATATCAAAAACAAGGTGACGGTAAAGAGTTGATACGATTGACCAAAAAGAAACGCCCACAGCAACGATCATTCTATTGGCGGCACCAAAAGCAGTTAATTATTATCCTCATATCGGAATGACCAAACACCATGAGTGCTTTTTATTGACGGATGAGAATCACCTCAAATGATTAACGTTGAAGTAAACCCAGATCTGACCTTGATCCGATGGGATAGCGTTTCAGAACTTTTTCAATTGGTCAATTGGGGAATGAGATCTCAATATGAGGTTGAAAACTCATTCAGGAAAAGTTCGGTCACTTGTTTCGTAAAGAAGGGGAATCAAATTATTGGATTTGGCCGAACGGTCGATGACGGAAAATACTACGCGTTACTTGTAGATATCGTGGTTCACCCAGATTATCAATTTCAGGGAATTGGCAGGACAATTGTAAATGAATTGCAAAGCAGGTTACTGGGATATGATTTCGTTACGCTCACTGCTGCCCCCGATAAGGAAGCGTTTTATCAAAAATTAGGTTGGAAAAAGCAAAACTCCGCGTTTATCTTCCCTAAGGACGAAAGGCAAATTATTGATCACTGTGAATACAATTGCAGGAAACAATGACAATACAAAGTGGTGAAGAGGGTATAAGAATGAAGACATAACTGCTTCATTCTGGGACCTATTCGTTCTTATGAACCAAGGAATTTCAAATGCTGATTTTACCTACAGCGTGCAGTGCTCCATCGCTATAAAAGTTCAGATGAATGACTGACCCTTGAATGGTTCCATCGGCAGTCATGTAAGACCCAATGTTCGTAATGGGATCCATGGTCACGGTTCCAGCGCTACAATTCAGATTCAGAACCACTTGATAGGTTGTAAGTCCATCTACCACCAACTGTCCTTCGTTATTGTAGCTACAGTCGATTGAGCGATTTTGTAGGTTTCCGTTTATCTGATAGGTAATCTGACCATTCTGATGGTCTTTGAAATCGTATGCGCAGTTAGGCGCATATCTAAGTTGAATGCTTTTCGATTGTGGTAGGTTATTCTCGTTTGCAACCGACACGGTTAAGTTGCAATCATAACTTGCTGGCGCGACACCGAATTGGTTGAATTGGATATTAAATGTTCCACTCTGATTGGAAGCAATCACAATTTCTCCACCATACTGAAATGAAGAATTATCGCACGATAGATTTGCTACAAAATCCATTGCAGTAGCAGACATCACAGAGACTTCAAGTGTTTTCGTGTCACTATGCTCAAAAACCACAGTATCGGGTGCAGTAAAGTTGAATTCCGTGGTTTGAGGTGGGTCACTTTCTTTTGTGCATGATTGCATCCCAATCAAGTTCAAGCATACTCCAAGCAATGCAAACAGTCGGTTCATCGTC comes from the Flavobacteriales bacterium genome and includes:
- a CDS encoding alpha/beta hydrolase, yielding MIRVLLPLAIASLMISSCGSKKIAVLREGEPEITGDTVVLFDQQRNRKIPVAIYHPNESVKTNDHKVIVFSHGYGRNLGGDYLAYTYLTEFLASKGYLVVSVQHELQTDSLMPLQGNPQEVRRPFWDRGVENILFVINHLKNKFEGHDNIVLMGHSNGADMTALFPQKYPGIVETIITLDNRRMPLPRMEGLRVFSIRSSDQPADSGVLPTAEEMQQFRITLVKLESTIHDHMDDHANANERRQIQKLVLSFLEAH
- a CDS encoding GNAT family N-acetyltransferase; the protein is MINVEVNPDLTLIRWDSVSELFQLVNWGMRSQYEVENSFRKSSVTCFVKKGNQIIGFGRTVDDGKYYALLVDIVVHPDYQFQGIGRTIVNELQSRLLGYDFVTLTAAPDKEAFYQKLGWKKQNSAFIFPKDERQIIDHCEYNCRKQ